The Solea senegalensis isolate Sse05_10M linkage group LG14, IFAPA_SoseM_1, whole genome shotgun sequence genomic sequence TTGTCAGACTATAACAACATTTGGGCACAATGAATTATTCAATATCATTATTGCtataagtagtagtagtattgttatATTTAATAATAGCTATTAATTGTAATTAAGCAGCACATTATTTATGAGTTCAGACTATTTTCAAATCCTAAATCCTGTTCATTGCTCTCCCCTGGATCACGTTGTTacgttgttattattgtcatttagATTTGTATGAATCTTTTAGTCATTGGGACGTGTTGTTGCTAGTTAATCACCGTTTAGTTATGTATTGAAGTCATTTAACATCCTGTAATTGTCCTGTAAAAGTTTTCATAAAACACTtcttggattagattagattaaattagattacattacattattataataaaatcatttatttatttattattataaaagtaTCAAGTATTGCTTTTGTAGAAGTGGCTCTTCTGTTTTGCTCGGTTTTCCAGTAGGAAAATATGAATGGGcttgttttttctattttaggAGTCTTCCATCATTGGCTGCTTGCACTTGAAATATACCACTTTTTATTGTGATGGAAATGTCTCCTTGTAACACGCGCAGTTGACATAAACAATCAACACGTGTGTTGTAGTTTGTCTCGACATAACGTTGTTTTTACATGGCCAATTATTGCCTAGTCACAAGTAACTCACAACACAGCCAGTTTTATTTTACCCTCGACTTGTGAGAAGTGGTACGGTCCCTGCCTGGTCCTCTGCTGCGAGCAGGAGAGAGGGGATCAACATGGCGTCCGAGCAGGTCCGTTATTTTCACAATTTGTTGTCATTCTTGCGTTTTGCTCAAGTTTTTAATAACGTGTTTGATAATGGGCTTATACTACACGCTCCACAGTAACGTAACGAGTATGTGTGGTGGGCTTTTGTGTCGCTTAAATGTTAACCAGGCCTCCTCCTGCGTTATTATGGACTGCATTGTGGAATAATATGCCATTAATTTAGCCCCTTCACACCGACAGTTTGGCTAACACGTCATTTTTCGAACACGGAGAGCGTATAAGTCACATGGAAAGgagacatgtgtgtgtattttcattttactgcCAAAAGGAGTCCAGTTTATTTTTAGTCACGACCAGGGACAGAGAGTCGCGGGGCATTTAACTGAGGTGCATTCCAGTGCAGAGCACAGGAGACACAGGAGACAGAGTCAGtgcacttcacttcacttcacttcattaCAAGAATAAACGCCCAAAAGATTATAATGTAGATCATaatacaagaagaaaaacatacacatgtgaTTTATAAAAGATAATTATACCAATGTATGACTGATTAAGCACATTAGCactaccagcagcagcagcttcacagcaTTCAgtgaattgttattatttatcagATTTCACACCACAGCTGGGAAAAAGCGCTAATTCCTGAGTCACCTGCTCTGTCGCATAGAGGTTTCTTCAGCAACATCTGCAGAGAATCATCAAAATCAACCTGAAGTTTCTGTATTATGGCTTTTTTGTTATATTCTGCTACAATGGAGCAGTGTAGAGGAGACTGTAGTATGTATTTAAGAATGAACTATAAGAGTCTATGGTTTTTGAAGGGTGGTTTTTATCAGGTATTGCCaaaattctaaattctaaaaGATCCAATCTAGCCCACCTAATACCAGCAACCATACCATGATCATAGTCACTTAAATCAGGTCATTGTATTGAGCAGGTCATTGCATTTAGTAGATGTCATGTGATTAGGTGAATAGATATTTGTGTTACCACGTAGTacaacaggtgtacctaataaagtggcaagtGAGTGTATATTCCTTGTTCTGGGGACAAATGTGacgtcttattttgttattcacatttacataattatttatttgttaacaAAACATAGAGCTTCTTAGTTTTGGCCAAACTGGACTGATCAGTGTTGGGATTGTGattgtttattatcattaacaAAGGTTATGTCGCTGTAATCTGTTTACATCAGTGTGCTTTATATTCTTTCTATTGGCTGTGGGCCTTGGAAGTCTTCTGAATTTTTTAGGGTCTCAAAACACTGAACGCAAAAGTTTTGGGAAGTTCTGCAGGAAGTGCTACAGATAACACATTAATGACGGCACTGTACAGTTCAAGTCAGTCAGGACagtgaggaagctaaatggcaCTCAGccgtcattcatttgattatttacacctgtgcttttccttcaGTCACCTGCTTTGACATAGGCCGATGGGGCtattaaaagtatttgtaaGGAAATGTTATTTTGGATGTGTactgtcacaaatttaaatgaaacactCCGCTTCAAAATCATTTTGATGGGTGACTCACTGACTTGTAATAGGGAAAATGGTGCTCCTTGTATTCCTACTCAGCACCCTGAACCTCTGTCCTTTCACTATGTGTGATTTGGGAGAGCCGATAGAAACTCTGTGAAAGGTGTGTACCTTAATCAAAGTCAGTGACTCAAACTGACAGAATGAGGCTCACTACGTTCCAGTGAGGGTCAGTAAAAAAGACTTGGAAGTCGTGAGAAATCTGCTTTGATCATGACGTGCGGCTTCAGTGACAGCAAGTCCAGTTACATAGAGTCTTGCTTTAATgttaatgaattgtttttacCTTCCAGGAGAGTTCCAATGGGCCGGTGAAGAAGTCAATGCGAGAGAAGGCGATAGAGAGACGCAACATCAACAAGGAACACAACAGTAACTTTAAAGCTGGCTATGTACCCATAGAGGAAGAGCGTCTTCACAAAACAGGGCTGAGAGGACGCAAGGGAAACATGGCCGTTTGCATcattgtcctcctcttcctcctcgccTTAATCAATCTCATTGTGAGTACTACAAGCCCAAATGTGCTGTCAGTGGATCCTCTTTGTTAGACTTTGCCGCATTAATTGTGAATCATGGTCTTTCGTAGATCACACTCGTAATATGGACAGTCATCCGTATTGGTCCGAATGGCTGTGACAGTATGGAGTTTCATGAGACCGGCCTGCTGCGCTTCAAACAGAAGGCGGACATGGGCATCGTTCACCCGCTGCACAAAAGCACCATAGGAGGTCGGAAGGACCAGGACCTGGTCATTGTAGGGAACAATAACCCGGTgagaaactgtgttttcttAAGTAAAAGCTGGGTTATTTTCTACATGTCGAATATATCAAATGGCTTTAGGAAGAAACTTTAAGTTGTACTTCATTTCTATCGTTCCAGGTTGTGTTCCAGCAAGGTACAACTAAACTGAGTGTAGAAAAGGACAAGACATCGATCGTCAGCGATGTTGGCATATCCTTCACAGACCCACGCACCCAGAACACGTTCTTCAGCACGGACTTTGACAATCATGAGTTCCATTTACCCAAAGGAGTCAAAGTCCTCAGTGTTAAAAAGGCTTCCACTGAAAGGGTGTGTACATTGCTAATAACTGCCAACCTTAACAAAAAGATCATTCAGTTATTAAGTCAGTATTTTACAgcatgtgcacaaaatactgCGGGTGCCCATTAACTCAAAATGTTAAAGTCAAAGTTCCATGCATGtaacattcatgtttttttaggtcctttgcacagcagccatttcgACAGGTTACACTAGGGAAATGACAATGACACTGATGATAATAGAGTTCTATTTAGCCTCCTCAGTTTCAGGGATTGAACAGAACCATCATTATGGGAACTTCAATGAAGTTTTGAATGAGCCCACGACTGTGATttagaactttgaactgtggagggcagtaTCACACCTCTCAGTGTCCAGCCTGCCAGAAAtaatttgaagaagaaaaaagccaaAGCTTGTCAAGCTTAAAATTAGAATGTTAAAACAGGCATAATGTTTGCGGTTCACCACCTGGGAGACTCAAAGTTTTATTTGtcaacagcagcacatttataGGAgtccaaaataaatgtttgacgATTATGAAATGTGTTTCCACTTTAATAAAACTTCAAAACATGCACCCATCTATTAGTATCTGTATTTGAAgtatgtctctgtttgtctgattTTAGATCACCAGCAGTGCAGCATCTGACCTGAACATCAAAGGGGACAACAAGGCTATTATTCGAGGGAACGAGGGGGTCAACATCATGGGCAGGACTGTCGAGTTCAAAG encodes the following:
- the sgcb gene encoding beta-sarcoglycan; amino-acid sequence: MASEQESSNGPVKKSMREKAIERRNINKEHNSNFKAGYVPIEEERLHKTGLRGRKGNMAVCIIVLLFLLALINLIITLVIWTVIRIGPNGCDSMEFHETGLLRFKQKADMGIVHPLHKSTIGGRKDQDLVIVGNNNPVVFQQGTTKLSVEKDKTSIVSDVGISFTDPRTQNTFFSTDFDNHEFHLPKGVKVLSVKKASTERITSSAASDLNIKGDNKAIIRGNEGVNIMGRTVEFKVGGGIELRAENSIVLNGSVMFNATRIPNSAGDVYFDEGLQRYKLCMCADGTLFRVQVKYSNMGCQTSDNPCRKSY